One stretch of Streptomyces peucetius DNA includes these proteins:
- a CDS encoding ABC transporter permease: protein MTKKADKIDRLAELMHTSEVTSGASLWREAMRRLRASKMAIIGGVIIALFVLLAIVGPWIAPFSPSAQTWRGEVFVNRGEFVGARDGNWFGLDHLGRDMFSRILVGARQTLLVGVVSMLIGLIVGASVGVLSGAAATLGGRTGQRIDTLVMRFTDIMLSLPSLLLAVSIAAVMGQSLTTVMIAVGVVQIPIFARLLRGSMLVQGGSDYVLAAKALGIRKKRIVFTQILPNSLSPVIVQATLSLATAIIEAAALSYLGLGNPDPSIPEWGVMLAQAERFFDNEPMMAAYPAIGIIITALGFTLLGEAMREALDPKLRG, encoded by the coding sequence ATGACGAAGAAGGCCGACAAGATCGATCGGCTCGCCGAGTTGATGCACACGTCGGAGGTCACCAGCGGCGCGAGCCTGTGGCGTGAGGCCATGCGACGGCTGCGGGCCAGCAAGATGGCGATCATCGGCGGCGTCATCATCGCGCTGTTCGTGCTCCTTGCGATCGTCGGCCCGTGGATCGCCCCGTTCAGCCCGTCCGCCCAGACGTGGCGAGGCGAGGTTTTCGTCAATAGGGGCGAGTTCGTCGGCGCACGCGACGGGAACTGGTTCGGCCTCGACCACTTGGGCCGCGACATGTTCTCCCGGATCCTGGTCGGCGCCCGGCAGACGCTGCTGGTCGGTGTGGTGTCGATGCTCATCGGTCTGATCGTCGGCGCGAGCGTCGGCGTTCTCTCCGGGGCGGCCGCGACCCTCGGCGGCAGGACGGGGCAGCGCATCGACACCCTGGTCATGCGCTTCACCGACATCATGCTGTCGCTGCCGTCGCTGTTGCTGGCCGTCTCGATCGCCGCGGTGATGGGCCAGTCCCTGACAACCGTGATGATCGCCGTCGGTGTCGTCCAGATCCCGATCTTCGCGCGGCTGCTGCGCGGTTCGATGCTGGTGCAGGGCGGCTCCGACTACGTGCTCGCGGCCAAGGCGCTCGGCATCCGGAAGAAGCGGATCGTCTTCACGCAGATCCTGCCGAACTCCCTCAGCCCGGTGATCGTCCAGGCGACGCTCTCCCTCGCCACCGCGATCATCGAGGCGGCGGCGCTGTCCTACCTGGGCCTCGGCAATCCCGATCCGTCGATCCCCGAGTGGGGCGTCATGCTCGCCCAGGCCGAACGGTTCTTCGACAACGAGCCCATGATGGCGGCCTACCCCGCGATCGGCATCATCATCACCGCTCTCGGCTTCACCCTGCTCGGCGAGGCCATGCGCGAAGCCCTCGACCCGAAGCTGCGAGGCTGA
- the glyA gene encoding serine hydroxymethyltransferase, with translation MSLLNTPLHELDPDVAAAVDAELHRQQSTLEMIASENFAPVAVMEAQGSVLTNKYAEGYPGRRYYGGCEHVDVVEQIAIDRIKALFGAEHANVQPHSGAQANAAAMFALLKPGDTIMGLNLAHGGHLTHGMKINFSGKLYNVVAYHVDDATGQVDMAEVERLAKESKPKLIVAGWSAYPRQLDFAAFRRIADEVGAYLMVDMAHFAGLVAAGLHPNPVPHAHVVTTTTHKTLGGPRGGVILSTAELAKKINSAVFPGQQGGPLEHVIAAKAVSFKVAASEDFKERQQRTLDGARILAERLVQADVTEHGVSVLSGGTDVHLVLVDLRNSELDGQQAEDRLHEVGITVNRNAIPNDPRPPMVTSGLRIGTPALATRGFQEADFREVADIIAEALKPSYDVTALRARVTALAEKHPLYPGL, from the coding sequence ATGTCGCTTCTCAACACCCCTCTCCATGAGCTGGACCCGGATGTCGCCGCCGCTGTCGACGCCGAGCTCCACCGTCAGCAGTCCACCCTCGAGATGATCGCCTCGGAGAACTTCGCTCCGGTCGCGGTCATGGAGGCCCAGGGCTCCGTCCTCACCAACAAGTACGCCGAGGGCTACCCGGGCCGCCGCTACTACGGCGGCTGTGAGCACGTCGACGTGGTCGAGCAGATCGCGATCGACCGCATCAAGGCGCTGTTCGGCGCCGAGCACGCCAATGTGCAGCCCCACTCGGGCGCCCAGGCGAACGCGGCCGCGATGTTCGCGCTGCTGAAGCCGGGCGACACGATCATGGGCCTGAACCTGGCCCACGGCGGTCACCTGACCCACGGCATGAAGATCAACTTCTCCGGCAAGCTCTACAACGTGGTCGCGTACCACGTCGACGACGCCACCGGCCAGGTCGACATGGCAGAGGTCGAGCGGCTCGCCAAGGAGTCCAAGCCGAAGCTGATCGTCGCCGGCTGGTCCGCGTACCCGCGTCAGCTGGACTTCGCGGCCTTCCGCCGGATCGCCGACGAGGTCGGCGCATACCTGATGGTCGACATGGCCCACTTCGCAGGCCTGGTCGCCGCGGGTCTGCACCCCAACCCGGTGCCGCACGCCCACGTCGTCACCACCACCACGCACAAGACCCTCGGCGGTCCGCGCGGCGGCGTGATCCTGTCCACGGCCGAGCTCGCGAAGAAGATCAACTCCGCGGTCTTCCCAGGCCAGCAGGGCGGCCCGCTGGAGCACGTCATCGCGGCGAAGGCGGTCTCCTTCAAGGTCGCCGCGTCCGAGGACTTCAAGGAGCGCCAGCAGCGCACGCTGGACGGCGCCCGCATCCTCGCCGAGCGCCTGGTCCAGGCCGACGTCACCGAGCACGGCGTCTCCGTCCTGTCCGGCGGCACGGATGTGCACCTGGTCCTGGTGGACCTGCGCAACTCCGAGCTGGACGGCCAGCAGGCCGAGGACCGTCTCCACGAGGTCGGCATCACGGTCAACCGAAACGCCATCCCGAACGACCCGCGGCCGCCGATGGTCACCTCGGGTCTGCGGATCGGCACGCCGGCGCTCGCCACCCGCGGCTTCCAGGAGGCGGACTTCCGCGAGGTCGCGGACATCATCGCCGAGGCGCTGAAGCCGTCGTACGACGTGACGGCGCTGCGCGCCCGGGTGACGGCCCTGGCCGAGAAGCACCCGCTCTACCCCGGTCTGTGA
- a CDS encoding ABC transporter substrate-binding protein, protein MRIFKSGAVRAITAAVAVGLIATGCASERGEGDKGGDKDTFVFAGAGDPGSLDPALASDGETFRVTRQAFEALLEHEPGGSELVGGLAEKWSSNPGGTVWTFNLRKGVKFHDGEAFNAAAVCANYDHWFNWKGTYQLDAVSYYWRKIMGGFAENEAPEAPPANYKSCTAKDEHTAVIEVNEPSANLPGGFSLQALAIHSPKAIKEYEKQDATAKGDAITYPKYSQEAGTVAGTGPYKIVEWNKGNKEVTLERFDDYWGEKAKVKNLIFRTIDTESGRRQALQAGDIDGYDLVAPADVKTLENDGFEVPTRDVFNLFYVGMTQTANPALKKPEVRQAIAHAIDREGIVKTQLPEGGKVATQFMPHTVAGFSDKVKTYPFDTAKAKALLKQAGEEKLKIEFCYPTEVTRPYMPAPQDMFERMKADLEKAGVTVTPKAMKWAPDYLDATETGSCALHMLGWTGDFNDGYNFIGTWFAKKDKQWGFDEKKVFDAVNAASKIANPSDRVEAYKKANETIMEYLPGLPISSSPPAIAFAKNVNPPKVSPLTQENFAEVSFK, encoded by the coding sequence ATGCGAATATTCAAGTCCGGAGCTGTCCGGGCGATCACGGCGGCGGTGGCCGTCGGCCTGATCGCCACCGGCTGCGCCAGCGAGCGGGGCGAAGGGGACAAGGGGGGCGACAAGGACACCTTCGTGTTCGCCGGCGCCGGCGACCCCGGTTCTCTCGACCCCGCCCTCGCAAGCGACGGTGAGACCTTCCGGGTCACCCGTCAGGCCTTCGAGGCGCTTCTCGAGCACGAGCCAGGGGGCAGTGAGCTCGTCGGCGGTCTCGCCGAGAAGTGGTCGAGCAACCCCGGAGGCACTGTCTGGACGTTCAACCTGCGCAAGGGTGTGAAGTTCCACGACGGAGAGGCGTTCAACGCCGCGGCGGTCTGCGCGAACTACGACCACTGGTTCAACTGGAAGGGCACCTACCAGCTGGACGCGGTCTCCTACTACTGGCGCAAGATCATGGGTGGCTTCGCCGAGAACGAAGCACCGGAGGCGCCGCCGGCGAACTACAAGTCCTGCACGGCGAAGGACGAGCACACCGCGGTCATCGAGGTCAACGAGCCCTCGGCGAACCTGCCCGGCGGCTTCTCCCTCCAGGCGCTGGCGATCCACTCGCCGAAGGCCATCAAGGAGTACGAGAAGCAGGACGCGACCGCCAAGGGCGACGCGATCACGTACCCGAAGTACAGCCAGGAGGCCGGCACGGTCGCCGGTACCGGCCCGTACAAGATCGTGGAGTGGAACAAGGGCAACAAGGAAGTCACCCTGGAGCGCTTCGACGACTACTGGGGTGAGAAGGCCAAGGTCAAGAACCTGATCTTCCGTACGATCGACACCGAGTCCGGCCGCCGTCAGGCGCTGCAGGCAGGTGACATCGACGGCTACGACCTGGTCGCCCCCGCCGATGTGAAGACGCTCGAGAACGATGGCTTCGAGGTCCCGACCCGTGACGTCTTCAACCTCTTCTACGTCGGTATGACGCAGACCGCGAACCCGGCGCTGAAGAAGCCCGAGGTCCGCCAGGCCATCGCCCACGCCATCGACCGCGAGGGCATCGTCAAGACGCAGCTGCCCGAGGGCGGCAAGGTCGCGACCCAGTTCATGCCGCACACGGTCGCCGGTTTCTCGGACAAGGTGAAGACCTACCCGTTCGACACCGCCAAGGCCAAGGCGCTCCTCAAGCAGGCGGGTGAGGAGAAGCTCAAGATCGAGTTCTGCTACCCGACCGAGGTCACCCGCCCCTACATGCCCGCTCCGCAGGACATGTTCGAGCGCATGAAGGCCGACCTGGAGAAGGCCGGCGTCACCGTTACGCCCAAGGCCATGAAGTGGGCTCCGGACTACCTGGACGCCACCGAGACCGGCTCCTGCGCCCTGCACATGCTCGGCTGGACCGGTGACTTCAACGACGGCTACAACTTCATCGGGACCTGGTTCGCGAAGAAGGACAAGCAGTGGGGCTTCGATGAGAAGAAGGTCTTCGACGCCGTGAACGCCGCGTCGAAGATCGCCAACCCGAGTGACCGGGTGGAGGCCTACAAGAAGGCCAACGAGACGATCATGGAGTACCTGCCCGGTCTCCCGATCTCGTCCTCGCCGCCGGCCATCGCGTTCGCCAAGAACGTGAACCCGCCGAAGGTCTCCCCGCTGACGCAGGAGAACTTCGCCGAGGTCTCCTTCAAGTAA
- a CDS encoding enhanced serine sensitivity protein SseB C-terminal domain-containing protein, which produces MSASGTAAAGQVEHMLRQVTPGRYDAYEALLHALADPSAGRIWMLLWHGQPGSPDAQYGNMEVDGVCYAPCVTSAQELAVSGWNRGHEVTSGRDVARALYPDRWGIWLNPHAPGGGVGIPWLDLRRIATGLDRMPAGPLRLTEPAIEIPQFYALLTQNAHRTPAVRSLRRAWVQPSIGPAYLAIGLDLYDTAPQSVEAVRVMMQQSVAAVPDGLPVSTVAMSDEYDPVTMWMRVNARPFYDRDAHAGAPAAGGGYGYPPPHTG; this is translated from the coding sequence GTGAGTGCGTCAGGCACCGCGGCGGCCGGGCAGGTCGAGCACATGCTGCGCCAGGTGACTCCGGGCCGCTACGACGCGTACGAGGCGCTGCTGCATGCCCTCGCCGATCCCTCGGCCGGCCGGATCTGGATGCTGCTGTGGCACGGGCAGCCCGGCTCGCCCGACGCCCAGTACGGAAACATGGAGGTCGACGGCGTCTGCTACGCGCCGTGCGTCACCTCCGCCCAGGAACTCGCCGTCTCCGGCTGGAACCGCGGGCACGAGGTCACCAGCGGCCGCGACGTCGCCCGCGCCCTCTATCCGGACCGCTGGGGGATCTGGCTCAACCCGCACGCGCCCGGCGGCGGCGTCGGCATCCCGTGGCTGGATCTGCGCCGTATCGCCACGGGCCTCGACCGGATGCCCGCCGGGCCGCTGCGGCTGACCGAGCCCGCGATCGAGATCCCGCAGTTCTACGCCCTGCTGACGCAGAACGCGCACCGCACGCCTGCCGTCCGGTCGCTGCGGCGCGCCTGGGTGCAGCCGTCGATCGGGCCCGCGTACCTGGCGATCGGCCTCGACCTGTACGACACCGCCCCGCAGTCGGTCGAGGCGGTGCGCGTGATGATGCAGCAGTCCGTCGCCGCGGTCCCGGACGGCCTGCCCGTGTCGACGGTGGCCATGTCCGACGAGTACGACCCGGTCACCATGTGGATGCGGGTCAACGCACGTCCCTTCTACGACCGCGACGCCCACGCCGGGGCCCCGGCCGCCGGCGGTGGCTACGGCTACCCGCCGCCGCACACCGGCTGA
- the gcvT gene encoding glycine cleavage system aminomethyltransferase GcvT yields the protein MTTPPRLTALDALHRSLGATMTDFAGWDMPLRYGSERDEHNAVRTKAGLFDLSHMGEITVTGPQAVDLLNYALVGNIGTVGPGRARYTMICRADGGILDDLIVYRLQEQEYMVVANAGNAQIVLDALTERAQGFDAEVRDDRDAYALIAVQGPESPGILKSLTDADLDGLKYYAGLPGTVAGVPALIARTGYTGEDGFELFVEPQHAEKLWLALTEAGAPAGLIPCGLSCRDTLRLEAGMPLYGHELTTGLTPFDAGLGRVVKFEKEGDFVGREALAAAAERAETAPPRKLVGLIAEGRRVPRAGMQVVAGGQVVGEVTSGAPSPTLGKPIAMAYVDAAHAAPGTEGVGVDIRGTHEPYEVVALPFYKRQK from the coding sequence ATGACCACCCCCCCTCGTCTCACAGCACTCGACGCCCTGCACAGGTCGCTGGGCGCCACCATGACCGACTTCGCCGGCTGGGACATGCCCCTGCGGTACGGCAGTGAGCGTGACGAGCACAACGCGGTCCGCACCAAGGCCGGTCTCTTCGACCTCTCCCACATGGGTGAGATCACCGTCACCGGCCCGCAGGCCGTCGACCTGCTGAACTACGCCCTGGTCGGCAACATCGGCACCGTGGGCCCCGGCCGCGCCCGCTACACGATGATCTGCCGGGCCGACGGCGGCATCCTCGACGACCTGATCGTGTACCGGCTCCAGGAGCAGGAGTACATGGTCGTCGCCAACGCCGGCAACGCCCAGATCGTGCTGGACGCCCTCACCGAGCGCGCCCAGGGCTTCGACGCAGAAGTCCGCGACGACCGTGACGCGTACGCGCTCATCGCCGTCCAGGGCCCCGAGTCCCCCGGCATCCTGAAGTCCCTCACCGACGCCGATCTGGACGGCCTGAAGTACTACGCGGGCCTGCCCGGCACGGTCGCGGGCGTCCCGGCGCTGATCGCCCGTACCGGCTACACCGGTGAGGACGGCTTCGAGCTGTTCGTCGAGCCGCAGCACGCCGAGAAGCTCTGGCTGGCGCTGACCGAGGCGGGCGCGCCGGCCGGTCTGATCCCCTGCGGTCTCTCCTGCCGCGACACGCTGCGCCTGGAGGCCGGCATGCCGCTGTACGGGCACGAGCTGACCACCGGACTCACCCCGTTCGACGCCGGCCTCGGCCGGGTCGTGAAGTTCGAGAAGGAGGGCGACTTCGTGGGCCGCGAGGCGCTCGCCGCAGCCGCCGAGCGCGCGGAGACCGCGCCCCCGCGCAAGCTGGTCGGCCTGATCGCCGAGGGCCGCCGCGTGCCGCGCGCCGGGATGCAGGTCGTCGCCGGCGGCCAGGTCGTCGGCGAGGTCACCTCGGGAGCGCCGAGCCCGACCCTTGGCAAGCCGATCGCGATGGCCTACGTCGACGCCGCCCACGCCGCGCCCGGCACCGAAGGTGTCGGCGTCGACATCCGCGGCACCCACGAGCCGTACGAGGTCGTGGCGCTGCCGTTCTACAAGCGCCAGAAGTGA
- a CDS encoding L-serine ammonia-lyase: MALSVFDLFSIGIGPSSSHTVGPMRAARMFARRLKNEGLLAHTTSIRAELYGSLGATGHGHGTPKAVLLGLEGNSPRTVDVETADEQVERIRTAKRINLLGAHEIGFDFDEDLVLHRRKALPYHANGMTVTARDAEGATLLEKSYYSVGGGFVVDEDAVAGDNPIIPDDTVLKHPFRTGDELLRLTKETGLSISALMLENEKAWRTEDEIREGLLEIWRVMQACVSRGMSREGILPGGLKVRRRAATTARKLRSEGDPQALAMEWITLYAMAVNEENAAGGRVVTAPTNGAAGIIPAVLHYYMNFVPGADEEGIVDFLLAAGAIGMLFKENASISGAEVGCQGEVGSACSMAAGALAEVLGGSPEQVENAAEIGMEHNLGLTCDPVGGLVQIPCIERNGMAAVKAVTAARMAMRGDGSHKVSLDKVIKTMKDTGADMSVKYKETARGGLAVNIIEC, translated from the coding sequence GTGGCCCTCTCGGTCTTCGACCTGTTCTCGATCGGCATCGGCCCGTCCAGCTCCCACACGGTGGGCCCGATGCGCGCCGCCCGGATGTTCGCCCGGCGCCTGAAGAACGAGGGCCTGCTCGCCCACACCACCTCGATACGCGCCGAGCTTTACGGCTCCCTGGGCGCGACCGGCCACGGCCACGGCACGCCGAAGGCCGTCCTGCTGGGTCTGGAGGGCAATTCCCCCCGCACCGTCGACGTCGAGACCGCCGACGAGCAGGTCGAGCGGATCAGGACGGCCAAGCGGATCAATCTGCTCGGCGCCCACGAGATCGGCTTCGACTTCGACGAGGACCTGGTCCTGCACCGCCGCAAGGCCCTGCCGTACCACGCCAACGGCATGACGGTCACCGCCCGCGACGCCGAGGGCGCCACGCTGCTGGAGAAGTCGTACTACTCCGTCGGCGGCGGCTTCGTCGTCGACGAGGACGCGGTGGCGGGCGACAACCCGATCATCCCGGACGACACGGTCCTCAAGCACCCCTTCCGCACCGGTGACGAGCTCCTGCGCCTCACCAAGGAGACCGGTCTGTCGATCTCGGCGCTGATGCTGGAGAACGAGAAGGCCTGGCGCACCGAGGACGAGATCCGCGAGGGCCTGCTGGAGATCTGGCGGGTCATGCAGGCGTGCGTCTCGCGCGGCATGTCCCGCGAGGGCATCCTTCCCGGCGGCCTCAAGGTCCGCCGCCGCGCCGCGACCACGGCGCGCAAGCTGCGCTCCGAGGGCGACCCGCAGGCGCTGGCCATGGAGTGGATCACGCTCTACGCTATGGCCGTCAACGAGGAGAACGCCGCCGGCGGCCGGGTCGTCACCGCCCCCACCAACGGCGCCGCGGGCATCATCCCGGCGGTCCTGCACTACTACATGAACTTCGTGCCGGGCGCCGACGAGGAGGGCATCGTCGACTTCCTGCTCGCCGCGGGCGCGATCGGCATGCTCTTCAAGGAGAACGCCTCCATCTCCGGCGCCGAGGTCGGCTGCCAGGGCGAGGTCGGCTCCGCCTGTTCGATGGCCGCGGGCGCGCTCGCCGAGGTCCTCGGCGGCTCGCCCGAGCAGGTCGAGAACGCCGCGGAGATCGGCATGGAGCACAACCTGGGCCTCACCTGCGACCCGGTCGGCGGCCTGGTCCAGATCCCGTGCATCGAGCGCAACGGCATGGCGGCGGTCAAGGCCGTCACCGCGGCCCGGATGGCGATGCGCGGCGACGGCAGCCACAAGGTGTCGCTGGACAAGGTCATCAAGACGATGAAGGACACGGGCGCGGACATGTCGGTGAAGTACAAGGAGACGGCGCGGGGCGGGCTCGCGGTCAACATCATCGAGTGCTGA
- the gcvH gene encoding glycine cleavage system protein GcvH yields MSNPQQLRYSKEHEWLSTAEDGVSTVGITEHAANALGDVVYVQLPEVGDTVTAGETCGELESTKSVSDLYSPVSGEVTEANEDVVNDPSLVNSAPFEGGWLFKVRVSEEPKDLLSADEYTEFAG; encoded by the coding sequence ATGAGCAACCCCCAGCAGCTGCGCTACAGCAAGGAGCACGAGTGGCTGTCGACCGCCGAGGACGGCGTGTCGACGGTCGGCATCACGGAGCACGCGGCCAACGCGCTCGGCGACGTGGTGTACGTCCAGCTCCCCGAGGTCGGTGACACGGTGACCGCGGGCGAGACCTGCGGCGAGCTGGAGTCCACCAAGTCGGTCAGCGATCTGTACTCCCCCGTCTCCGGTGAGGTCACCGAGGCCAACGAGGACGTCGTCAACGACCCGTCGCTGGTGAACTCCGCCCCGTTCGAGGGCGGCTGGCTGTTCAAGGTACGTGTCAGCGAGGAGCCGAAGGACCTGCTCTCCGCGGACGAGTACACCGAATTCGCCGGCTGA
- a CDS encoding ABC transporter permease translates to MLRLVVRRLLQLIPTLLGLSVLLFLWLNRLPGGPASAILGERATEAEVARINRALGLDQPVYVQYWRFIKRVCELDLGTSVQTGQPVWDEFTTRFPATVELSIVAILIAIVVGIPLGYLAARRRGGWTDVAAVSGSLIGICIPVFFLALILKSIFSIKLGMFPTYGRLDDGMDATTVTGFAVLDGLLTGEFDAAVDALHHLILPAVALASIPLAVIVRMTRASVLEVLGEDYVRTAESKGLEKKVVRGRHVLRNALLPVITAVGLLTGSLLSGAVLTESVFSFNGIGNFIRTSIDARDYPVLVGFILFIAMVYVLINLLVDLAYSIIDPRVRVH, encoded by the coding sequence GTGCTGCGACTCGTCGTACGAAGACTGCTACAGCTCATACCCACCCTGCTCGGCCTGTCGGTTCTGCTGTTCCTGTGGCTGAACCGGCTGCCCGGCGGACCCGCCTCAGCGATCCTGGGCGAGCGGGCGACCGAAGCCGAAGTGGCGCGCATCAACCGGGCGCTGGGGCTCGACCAACCCGTCTACGTCCAGTACTGGCGCTTCATCAAGCGCGTTTGCGAACTGGACCTCGGCACGTCCGTCCAGACCGGTCAGCCGGTGTGGGACGAATTCACGACGCGGTTCCCGGCCACGGTGGAACTGAGCATCGTCGCGATCCTGATTGCCATCGTTGTCGGGATCCCACTCGGCTACCTCGCGGCCAGGCGCAGGGGCGGCTGGACGGATGTCGCCGCGGTCTCGGGATCGCTGATCGGGATCTGCATCCCGGTGTTCTTCCTCGCCCTGATCCTCAAGAGCATTTTCTCCATCAAGCTGGGGATGTTCCCGACGTACGGACGGCTCGACGACGGGATGGACGCCACCACCGTCACCGGGTTCGCCGTCTTGGACGGCCTGTTGACCGGTGAGTTCGACGCGGCCGTGGACGCGCTGCACCATCTGATCCTGCCTGCGGTCGCGCTTGCCTCCATCCCGCTTGCCGTCATCGTCCGGATGACCCGGGCCAGCGTCCTGGAGGTTCTCGGCGAGGACTATGTCCGCACCGCCGAGTCGAAGGGACTCGAGAAGAAGGTCGTTCGTGGCCGCCATGTGCTGCGCAACGCGCTGCTTCCCGTGATCACCGCCGTCGGTCTGTTGACCGGAAGCCTGCTGTCGGGCGCGGTGCTGACCGAGTCGGTCTTCTCCTTCAACGGCATCGGCAACTTCATCCGCACCTCGATCGATGCCCGTGACTACCCGGTGCTCGTCGGGTTCATCCTCTTCATCGCGATGGTGTACGTCCTCATCAACCTGCTCGTCGACCTCGCGTACAGCATCATCGACCCGAGAGTGCGGGTGCACTGA
- a CDS encoding AAA family ATPase, which produces MTLQPTGAYATTTGVPAPPAMQAAPAPAETAPPSLVPVLRDLRERAGRSPHSLVFGAGDVVVVSGLPGSGKSTLMRRAAQGLGIDSQDTRDRWDARAPRLLPYAVYRPLVRLAHYTGLRRALRSGQSVVVHDCGTQAWVRRWLARETRRRGTSLHLVLLDVTPEVARAGQRERGRGVSGYAFARHRRAVSRLVADAEAGRLPWGCASAVLLDREAAGALGRLGFG; this is translated from the coding sequence ATGACGTTGCAGCCGACCGGTGCATACGCCACGACCACGGGGGTGCCCGCACCGCCCGCCATGCAGGCCGCCCCGGCACCGGCGGAGACGGCGCCGCCGTCCCTCGTCCCGGTTCTGCGCGACCTGCGTGAGCGCGCCGGGCGCAGCCCGCACAGCCTGGTCTTCGGCGCGGGCGACGTGGTGGTGGTCTCCGGCCTCCCCGGCAGCGGCAAGTCCACGCTGATGCGGCGCGCGGCGCAGGGCCTCGGCATCGACTCGCAGGACACCCGTGACCGGTGGGACGCCCGTGCCCCGCGCCTCCTGCCGTACGCCGTCTACCGCCCGCTCGTGCGGCTGGCCCACTACACCGGGCTGCGGCGCGCGCTGCGCTCGGGCCAGAGCGTCGTCGTGCACGACTGCGGCACACAGGCATGGGTCCGGCGCTGGCTCGCCCGCGAGACGCGGCGGCGCGGCACGTCCCTGCACCTGGTGCTGCTCGACGTGACCCCCGAGGTCGCGCGAGCGGGCCAGCGCGAGCGCGGGCGTGGCGTCTCCGGCTACGCCTTCGCCCGCCACCGCCGGGCCGTGTCCCGCCTGGTCGCGGACGCGGAGGCGGGGCGGCTGCCGTGGGGCTGCGCGTCGGCGGTCCTGCTGGACCGCGAGGCGGCGGGGGCGCTGGGGCGGCTGGGCTTCGGGTGA
- a CDS encoding enhanced serine sensitivity protein SseB, producing MDIPPPAWPANELEEVLAASLGNPAAGGRLVEVLGRSQVWIPLPNGGGPDSRSLDLPTMEIDGAAFVPVFSSEQQFLQCVGGHMSFTVAPARDFARGLPPQLGVAVNPGGAVGVPLPPPAVAELCRAGRTPLDSVASGGRVRLFEPDWQEEPVDFLAAAAGEFESTGVVTTARRTLASVEGDAPTLFIGVQLSSWEGADRNAPMDALGRALGRVPLPWPVNLVLLDVAQDPVGDWMLERVRPFYERQHA from the coding sequence ATGGACATACCGCCCCCCGCCTGGCCGGCCAACGAGCTCGAAGAGGTGCTCGCCGCCTCCCTCGGCAACCCCGCGGCCGGAGGCCGCCTCGTCGAGGTGCTCGGGCGCAGCCAGGTATGGATACCGCTCCCGAACGGCGGCGGCCCGGACAGCCGCAGCCTCGATCTCCCCACCATGGAGATCGACGGCGCCGCCTTCGTGCCCGTCTTCAGTTCCGAGCAGCAGTTCCTCCAGTGCGTCGGCGGGCACATGTCGTTCACCGTCGCCCCCGCCAGGGACTTCGCCCGCGGTCTGCCGCCGCAGCTCGGCGTCGCCGTCAACCCGGGCGGTGCCGTCGGCGTGCCGCTGCCTCCGCCCGCTGTCGCCGAACTGTGCCGTGCCGGGCGGACTCCGCTCGACAGCGTCGCCTCCGGTGGCCGGGTCCGGCTCTTCGAGCCGGACTGGCAGGAGGAGCCGGTCGATTTCCTCGCCGCCGCCGCGGGCGAGTTCGAGAGCACCGGCGTCGTCACGACCGCCCGCCGCACGCTCGCCTCCGTCGAGGGCGACGCGCCGACGCTGTTCATCGGCGTCCAGCTGTCGTCGTGGGAGGGCGCCGACCGCAACGCCCCCATGGACGCCCTGGGCAGGGCCCTGGGCCGGGTCCCGCTCCCGTGGCCCGTCAACCTGGTGCTTCTCGACGTTGCGCAGGACCCGGTGGGTGACTGGATGCTGGAGCGGGTGCGACCGTTCTACGAGCGACAGCACGCATAG